The following coding sequences are from one Selenomonas sputigena ATCC 35185 window:
- a CDS encoding cytidine deaminase: protein MDDESLIELAKKARAHAYVPYSGFAVGAAALAPDGRVFLGCNIENASYGLTNCAERTAIFSAVAAGVQRFAALAVVADGELPCSPCGACRQVIAEFAVERIILANLAGKRRVVTKEELLPFAFTLKVHP from the coding sequence ATGGACGATGAATCTCTCATCGAGCTTGCCAAGAAAGCGCGCGCCCATGCCTATGTGCCGTATTCGGGCTTTGCCGTCGGCGCGGCAGCGCTCGCGCCCGACGGGCGCGTCTTCTTGGGCTGCAATATCGAAAACGCCTCCTACGGCCTGACGAACTGTGCCGAGCGCACCGCCATCTTCAGCGCCGTCGCTGCGGGCGTCCAACGCTTTGCGGCACTCGCCGTCGTCGCAGACGGCGAGCTGCCGTGCTCGCCGTGCGGCGCGTGCCGCCAGGTCATCGCCGAATTCGCTGTCGAGCGCATCATTCTCGCCAACCTCGCGGGAAAGCGCCGCGTCGTGACCAAAGAAGAGCTGCTGCCATTCGCCTTTACTCTCAAGGTTCACCCTTGA
- a CDS encoding thymidine phosphorylase — protein MRMYDLITKKKRGEPLAASEICAMVEGFTKGEIPDYQMAAMLMAICFRSMTEEEMRALTLAMAASGDEVDLSAFGGSTVDKHSTGGVGDKTTLIACPIVAAAGGRIAKMSGRGLGHTGGTVDKLESIPGFQTTLSREDFFAVIEKTGLSLIGQSGELAPADKKLYALRDVTATVDSIPLIAASIMSKKLAAGSAAIVLDVKTGSGAFMKTLDDALALARAMVAIGEGAGRKTSAVITDMDVPLGSAVGNALEVAEAMEVLQGRGPADLREVSLALAADMLRLIGRGDFAECQRLAEKAIEDGSAFCTFAAMVEAQGGDASCLDDPGKLPQAAFHLEILADRAGYITHMDAETIGRAACMLGAGRETKESVIDHAAGIRILKKTGEAIEAKEVLAVLCTNDESRLAPAAACYTRALEIAAEPPEKRPRIFARVTKESFGHAERAHEEAAKDVMSDALLAEIRAAMARREEKEGGADGR, from the coding sequence ATGCGCATGTATGATCTCATCACGAAGAAGAAGCGCGGCGAGCCGCTTGCTGCAAGCGAGATCTGCGCCATGGTCGAGGGATTCACGAAAGGCGAGATTCCCGACTATCAGATGGCGGCGATGCTCATGGCGATCTGCTTTCGCTCCATGACGGAGGAGGAGATGCGCGCGCTTACGCTCGCCATGGCGGCCTCGGGCGACGAGGTCGACCTCTCGGCCTTTGGCGGCTCCACGGTCGACAAGCACTCGACGGGAGGCGTCGGCGACAAGACGACGCTCATCGCCTGCCCCATCGTCGCGGCGGCGGGCGGGCGCATCGCCAAGATGAGCGGGCGCGGTCTCGGCCACACGGGCGGCACCGTCGACAAGCTCGAATCCATTCCGGGCTTTCAGACGACGCTCTCGCGCGAAGACTTTTTCGCTGTCATAGAAAAGACGGGGCTTTCTCTCATCGGGCAGTCGGGCGAGCTTGCACCCGCCGACAAGAAGCTCTATGCGCTGCGCGACGTCACGGCGACGGTCGACTCCATTCCGCTCATCGCCGCCTCCATTATGAGCAAGAAGCTCGCGGCGGGCAGCGCGGCGATCGTGCTCGATGTCAAGACGGGCAGCGGCGCCTTCATGAAGACGCTCGACGACGCGCTCGCGCTCGCGCGTGCCATGGTCGCCATCGGCGAGGGTGCGGGGAGAAAGACCTCTGCCGTCATCACCGACATGGACGTGCCCTTGGGCTCTGCCGTCGGCAACGCGCTCGAAGTCGCCGAAGCGATGGAAGTTCTGCAGGGCAGAGGGCCCGCCGACCTCAGGGAAGTCAGCCTCGCGCTCGCCGCCGACATGCTGCGCCTCATCGGGCGCGGCGACTTCGCCGAGTGCCAAAGGCTTGCAGAGAAGGCGATCGAGGACGGCAGCGCCTTTTGCACCTTCGCCGCCATGGTCGAGGCGCAGGGCGGCGACGCCTCCTGCCTCGACGATCCCGGAAAACTGCCGCAGGCGGCGTTTCACTTGGAAATCCTCGCCGATAGGGCGGGCTATATCACGCACATGGACGCCGAAACGATCGGCCGGGCCGCCTGTATGCTCGGCGCGGGGCGCGAGACGAAAGAAAGCGTCATCGATCATGCGGCAGGCATCCGCATCTTGAAAAAGACGGGCGAAGCCATCGAAGCCAAAGAGGTGCTCGCCGTGCTTTGCACGAACGATGAAAGCCGGCTCGCGCCCGCAGCCGCTTGCTATACCCGCGCCCTTGAGATCGCGGCCGAGCCGCCCGAAAAGCGCCCGCGCATCTTCGCGCGCGTCACGAAGGAAAGCTTCGGCCACGCCGAAAGGGCGCACGAGGAAGCAGCAAAAGACGTCATGAGCGACGCGCTCCTCGCTGAGATCCGCGCCGCCATGGCAAGGCGTGAAGAGAAGGAGGGCGGCGCAGATGGACGATGA
- a CDS encoding cytochrome c biogenesis CcdA family protein, with translation MEAISFGAAFLAGVVSFVSPCVLPMLPTFVLILAGSSGAAASSGAAAPSGAAGASPPPAAAGRALFRNVAAFLAGFAVVFLALGATATVLGQFLTGHLALLEKAGAVVLALLGLFLSGLISPRFLYREWRPFLHRPSEGVVGSFLLGMSFTVGWTPCTGPILAAIFIYAGSRATVVEGLWLLGFYVLGFALPFFVLALLWQRLEKRVRTLYRFLPAVQKVAGVSLVALGIMMWFGWTMRFMGWLSGLVPFSF, from the coding sequence TTGGAAGCAATCTCCTTCGGCGCGGCGTTTCTCGCCGGCGTCGTCTCCTTCGTCTCGCCGTGCGTGCTGCCGATGCTGCCGACCTTCGTGCTGATTCTCGCAGGCTCAAGCGGCGCGGCGGCTTCAAGCGGTGCAGCAGCTCCAAGCGGCGCGGCAGGCGCTTCGCCGCCGCCCGCTGCGGCAGGACGTGCGCTCTTTCGCAACGTCGCGGCCTTCCTCGCAGGATTTGCCGTCGTCTTCCTCGCGCTCGGCGCGACGGCGACGGTGCTCGGGCAGTTTCTCACAGGTCATCTCGCGCTTTTGGAAAAGGCGGGAGCCGTCGTGCTCGCGCTCTTGGGGCTGTTCCTCTCGGGACTCATCAGCCCGCGCTTCCTCTACCGTGAGTGGCGGCCGTTCCTGCATCGCCCGTCGGAGGGCGTCGTCGGCTCGTTCCTCCTGGGCATGTCGTTCACCGTCGGCTGGACGCCTTGCACGGGGCCGATCCTTGCGGCGATTTTCATCTATGCGGGAAGCCGCGCGACCGTCGTCGAGGGGCTTTGGCTGCTCGGCTTCTACGTGCTCGGCTTCGCCCTGCCGTTCTTCGTGCTCGCGCTCCTCTGGCAGCGACTCGAAAAGCGCGTGCGCACGCTCTACCGCTTCCTGCCTGCCGTGCAGAAGGTCGCGGGTGTCTCGCTCGTCGCGCTCGGCATCATGATGTGGTTCGGCTGGACGATGCGCTTCATGGGCTGGCTCTCCGGCCTCGTGCCGTTCTCTTTCTAG
- a CDS encoding TlpA family protein disulfide reductase, translating to MKTRRTMQGLIGALLALFLMTGCGLQAEESGKSAEAKAEQAMDAEGVDGTAPPFKATAFDGSEVAINAAMDKKLYVINFWATWCPPCRAEMPELNEFAKKHEGEVTFYAVNLQEPKDTVDKFLKDNGYTMPVLLDLKGEAADTYKVRAIPTTYVIDRDGKILLKKIGGTTAVELEAALMRAAK from the coding sequence TTGAAAACAAGACGAACGATGCAAGGTCTGATCGGCGCGCTTCTCGCGCTCTTTCTTATGACGGGCTGCGGCCTGCAGGCGGAGGAATCGGGCAAGTCAGCGGAAGCCAAGGCGGAGCAGGCGATGGATGCAGAGGGCGTGGACGGGACGGCGCCGCCTTTCAAGGCAACCGCCTTCGACGGCTCGGAGGTCGCAATCAACGCCGCCATGGACAAGAAGCTCTACGTCATCAATTTCTGGGCGACATGGTGCCCGCCGTGCCGCGCCGAGATGCCCGAACTGAACGAGTTCGCCAAGAAGCATGAAGGCGAGGTCACATTCTACGCCGTCAACCTGCAGGAGCCGAAGGACACGGTCGACAAGTTCCTCAAGGACAACGGCTACACGATGCCCGTGCTCCTCGACCTCAAGGGAGAGGCGGCGGACACCTATAAGGTTCGCGCCATTCCGACGACCTACGTCATCGACCGGGACGGCAAGATCCTGCTGAAGAAGATCGGCGGAACGACGGCGGTGGAACTGGAAGCGGCGCTCATGCGTGCGGCGAAGTAG
- a CDS encoding DUF362 domain-containing protein has product MAEKAKVYFTDFRTDVGTSLTKKLQRLCLAAGLKTIELEGRFVAIKMHFGELGNLAFLRPQYAKAVADLVKEEKGIPFLTDCNTLYPGSRRHAPEHLDCANINGFNPTTTGCQIIIGDGLRGTDELEVPIKNARVLKTAKIGRAVMDADVFISLTHFKGHEQTGFGGAIKNIGMGCGSRAGKMEQHSSGKVGVHEELCRGCRRCAKECGSDAISYVENKAVVDKELCKGCGRCIGSCTFNALYNEVWDAADILDRRMAEYAQAVCQDRPCFHISIARDISPNCDCHGENDAPILPDIGMFASFDPIALDQACVDMALKAQPIRNSKLGDHLAKPDWQHHHDHFLDSNPNVCWEETLVHGEKIGLGTRDYELITLK; this is encoded by the coding sequence ATGGCAGAGAAAGCAAAAGTTTATTTCACCGATTTCCGCACGGACGTCGGCACGAGCCTGACGAAGAAGCTGCAGCGTCTGTGTCTTGCGGCGGGCCTCAAGACGATCGAGCTTGAGGGCCGCTTCGTCGCCATCAAGATGCACTTCGGCGAACTCGGCAACCTCGCGTTCCTTCGCCCGCAGTACGCGAAAGCCGTCGCCGACCTCGTGAAGGAGGAAAAGGGAATTCCTTTCCTGACGGACTGCAACACGCTCTATCCGGGCAGCCGCCGCCATGCGCCCGAGCATCTCGACTGCGCGAACATCAACGGCTTCAACCCGACGACGACGGGCTGTCAGATCATCATCGGCGACGGTCTGCGCGGCACGGACGAGCTGGAAGTGCCGATCAAGAACGCCCGCGTGTTGAAGACGGCGAAGATCGGCCGCGCCGTCATGGACGCCGACGTCTTCATCAGCCTCACGCACTTCAAGGGGCACGAGCAGACGGGCTTCGGCGGCGCGATCAAGAACATCGGCATGGGCTGCGGCAGCCGCGCGGGCAAGATGGAGCAGCATTCGTCGGGCAAGGTCGGCGTGCACGAGGAGCTTTGCCGCGGCTGTCGTCGCTGCGCGAAGGAATGCGGCTCGGACGCGATTTCCTACGTTGAGAACAAGGCGGTCGTCGACAAGGAGCTTTGCAAGGGCTGCGGCCGCTGCATCGGCTCGTGCACGTTCAACGCGCTCTACAACGAGGTCTGGGACGCCGCCGACATCCTCGACCGCCGCATGGCGGAGTACGCGCAGGCCGTCTGTCAGGATCGTCCGTGCTTCCACATCAGCATCGCGCGTGACATCTCGCCGAATTGCGACTGTCACGGCGAAAATGACGCGCCGATCCTGCCCGACATCGGCATGTTCGCCTCGTTCGATCCCATCGCGCTCGACCAAGCGTGCGTCGACATGGCGCTGAAAGCGCAGCCGATCCGCAACAGCAAGCTCGGCGACCACCTCGCCAAGCCCGATTGGCAGCACCATCACGACCACTTCCTCGACTCGAATCCCAACGTCTGTTGGGAAGAAACGCTCGTGCACGGCGAGAAGATCGGACTCGGTACGCGCGACTACGAGCTCATCACACTGAAATGA
- the trkA gene encoding Trk system potassium transporter TrkA, translating into MRIVIVGAGKLGYSIAELLANEEFDVVLVDQDETRLEAAKNTLDVLTVTANGASPITMNDPDIRSADILIAVTAGDEVNMVACILAKKHGITHTVARIRDMQFLSEAKEYLKENFDIDLMLNPELITAREVYRILMTPAALDVEDFASGKVRLFETKVTRHSPLANIPLKDLEMPKAILAGMIFRDHRMIIPHGDDCLLPHDNAYFIGDPAEIEKFSETFVHRDARKLEHVMIIGAGRTGRFLAKMLDEADVAVKIIDTNRERSRLAAEALENGLAICGDGTDIDLLMEEGVADADAVVCLTEDDKLNLMLALLAKHLGAKKTVVRVARSEYVDLMEKVGVDIVLPTRLLSASEVLAFARRGGVVSVSLLEGAKAEAVEVIVQEGAPVAGIPLMKAHLPRECLVCAYVRGDEAVIPNGASVLLPGDRTILFIRTGFAQKVMNYFKGKD; encoded by the coding sequence TTGCGCATTGTCATAGTCGGTGCGGGAAAGCTCGGCTACAGCATCGCCGAGCTGCTCGCGAACGAGGAGTTCGACGTCGTGCTCGTCGATCAGGACGAGACGCGGCTCGAAGCGGCGAAGAACACGCTCGACGTGCTGACGGTCACGGCGAACGGCGCCAGTCCCATCACGATGAACGACCCCGACATCCGCTCGGCGGACATCCTCATCGCCGTGACGGCGGGCGACGAGGTCAACATGGTCGCGTGCATCCTCGCGAAGAAGCACGGCATCACGCACACGGTCGCACGCATCCGCGACATGCAGTTCCTTTCGGAAGCGAAGGAATACCTGAAGGAGAACTTCGACATCGACCTCATGCTGAATCCCGAACTGATCACGGCGCGCGAGGTCTATCGCATCCTCATGACGCCCGCTGCGCTCGACGTTGAGGACTTCGCAAGCGGCAAGGTGCGCCTCTTCGAGACGAAGGTGACGCGCCACTCGCCCTTGGCAAACATCCCGCTGAAGGATCTCGAAATGCCCAAGGCGATCCTCGCGGGCATGATCTTCCGCGACCACCGCATGATCATCCCGCACGGCGACGACTGCCTGCTGCCGCACGACAACGCGTATTTCATCGGCGATCCCGCCGAAATCGAGAAGTTCAGCGAGACCTTCGTACACCGCGACGCGAGGAAGCTGGAGCACGTCATGATCATCGGCGCGGGGCGCACGGGGCGCTTCCTTGCCAAGATGCTCGACGAGGCGGACGTCGCCGTGAAGATCATTGATACCAATCGTGAACGCAGCCGGCTGGCGGCGGAGGCACTCGAAAACGGCCTTGCCATCTGCGGCGACGGCACGGACATCGACCTTTTGATGGAAGAGGGCGTCGCCGACGCCGACGCCGTCGTCTGCCTGACGGAGGACGACAAGCTAAACCTCATGCTCGCGCTTTTAGCCAAGCATCTGGGGGCAAAAAAGACGGTCGTGCGCGTCGCGCGAAGCGAATACGTCGACCTCATGGAAAAGGTCGGCGTCGACATCGTCCTGCCGACGCGCCTCTTGTCCGCCTCCGAGGTCCTCGCCTTCGCGCGGCGCGGCGGCGTCGTTTCGGTATCACTCCTTGAGGGCGCGAAGGCGGAAGCGGTCGAGGTCATCGTGCAGGAAGGCGCACCTGTCGCAGGGATTCCTCTGATGAAGGCGCATCTGCCGCGCGAATGCCTCGTCTGCGCCTATGTGCGCGGCGATGAGGCCGTGATACCAAACGGCGCTTCGGTTCTTCTGCCCGGCGACCGAACCATTCTCTTCATCCGGACGGGATTCGCGCAGAAGGTCATGAACTATTTCAAGGGCAAGGATTGA
- a CDS encoding potassium transporter TrkG, with translation MDARIVSFLLGRMAFLEGAALFLAFGLAIFWADEHPLAFGVPAALSFVLWRVFSHLSKGHRHTIGVTDGAVFLFAAWLLNSLLGALPFFLTGELSAADSFFASVAAFTTTALLFTPTGLESSLGFWQIFQGWIGGMYFLCLLVTIMPQVGGCFGLTLSVQQGTNFSPLLRRMNAAAQKMALLYACLTLVALGLFLLAGESFLSSAVLALTSISTTGLDPRGLVLKGSGFTTELAAEAAMLLAGVNFLLWQRAAARRDVRALFADAELRIFLLVVFLGGAALACYLAVVGVHDVEHSLRMGFFHAISFATTTGFAAAPLASWPTFPHAVLLLLATLGSSVGAVGGGFKVMRLLVLVKMAKREILRTIHPRMIVNIKIDGKSVPHKLYGRILSFFFLYVVVLILATLGLALAHIDTLPAMGFAVGCLSGTGTVVTLLYGGKDFLLLPGWVKVFAGFLMILGRLEIFSFLILLRAGIDRLHRRQW, from the coding sequence ATGGACGCGCGCATCGTTTCTTTCCTGCTCGGGCGCATGGCGTTTTTAGAGGGCGCGGCTCTCTTTCTCGCCTTCGGCCTCGCGATCTTCTGGGCGGACGAACACCCGCTCGCCTTCGGCGTGCCCGCGGCGCTCTCCTTCGTCCTCTGGCGCGTCTTCTCGCACCTATCCAAGGGGCATCGTCACACGATCGGCGTCACGGACGGAGCCGTCTTCCTCTTCGCCGCATGGCTTTTGAACTCGCTTTTAGGTGCGCTGCCCTTTTTCCTCACGGGCGAGCTTTCTGCCGCCGACTCCTTCTTCGCGAGCGTCGCGGCATTTACGACGACGGCGCTCCTCTTCACGCCGACGGGACTCGAAAGCTCCCTCGGCTTCTGGCAGATCTTCCAGGGCTGGATCGGCGGCATGTACTTTCTGTGCCTCCTCGTCACGATCATGCCGCAGGTCGGCGGCTGCTTCGGTCTGACGCTCTCGGTGCAGCAGGGTACGAACTTCAGCCCTCTCCTGCGGCGCATGAATGCGGCGGCGCAAAAGATGGCGCTCCTCTACGCCTGCCTGACACTCGTCGCGCTCGGGCTCTTCCTGCTCGCGGGCGAAAGCTTCCTGTCGAGCGCCGTGCTCGCCTTGACTTCCATATCGACGACGGGACTCGATCCGCGCGGCCTCGTGCTGAAAGGGAGCGGCTTCACGACGGAACTCGCGGCGGAGGCCGCGATGCTGCTCGCGGGCGTGAACTTCCTCCTGTGGCAGCGGGCGGCGGCGCGGCGCGATGTACGCGCGCTCTTTGCCGATGCGGAACTGCGCATCTTCCTCCTCGTCGTCTTTTTGGGCGGCGCGGCGCTCGCCTGCTACCTCGCCGTCGTCGGCGTCCACGATGTCGAGCACAGCCTTCGCATGGGCTTCTTCCACGCCATCTCGTTCGCGACGACGACGGGCTTTGCCGCCGCGCCTCTCGCCTCATGGCCAACCTTTCCTCATGCCGTACTGCTTCTTCTCGCCACGCTCGGCTCTTCGGTCGGCGCGGTCGGCGGCGGCTTCAAGGTGATGCGCCTGCTCGTGCTCGTCAAGATGGCAAAGAGGGAGATCCTGCGCACGATTCACCCGCGCATGATCGTCAACATCAAGATCGACGGCAAGTCCGTGCCGCACAAACTCTACGGCAGGATCTTGAGCTTCTTCTTCCTCTATGTCGTCGTGCTGATTCTCGCGACGCTCGGCCTCGCGCTCGCGCACATCGACACCCTGCCCGCCATGGGCTTCGCCGTCGGCTGCCTGTCGGGCACGGGCACCGTCGTGACGCTCCTCTACGGCGGCAAGGACTTCCTGCTCCTGCCCGGCTGGGTCAAGGTCTTCGCGGGCTTCTTGATGATCCTCGGGCGGCTTGAGATCTTCTCCTTCTTGATCCTGCTGCGTGCAGGAATCGATCGGCTGCACAGGCGGCAGTGGTGA
- a CDS encoding MalY/PatB family protein: MNHFDFDEIIERRHTNSLKYDFARERGYPEDVLPFWVADMDFRAPQAVRDAIRRRTEHGIFGYSRPKEDYYRALEQWLSTRHGWNPGKESLVMTPGVVFALSMAVRAFTAPNDTILITEPVYYPFFSVVEGNERKLVTSTLLFEDGAYRMDFADIEQKIREHKVKLLILCSPHNPVGRVWRREELERLAAICLAHDVLVVADEIHADFVRPGHKHTPFASLSPETAARTITCTAPSKTFNLAGLQLSNIFITEKSLRHTFRKEVYSTGYDEPNIFGLLAAQAAYSEGGAWLDALLAYLEQNIAHTKRFLAERLPKVQLVEPEGTYLLWLDFRAYGLEAKALDRKIIDEARLWLDDGAIFGKSGAGFQRINIACPQATLTKGLEALARAFE; encoded by the coding sequence ATGAACCATTTCGACTTTGATGAGATCATCGAGCGCCGTCATACGAACAGCCTCAAATACGACTTCGCCAGAGAGCGCGGCTATCCCGAGGACGTTTTGCCATTCTGGGTCGCCGACATGGACTTTCGTGCGCCGCAGGCGGTGCGTGATGCCATTCGCCGACGCACCGAGCACGGCATCTTCGGCTATTCGCGTCCGAAGGAGGACTACTATAGGGCGCTCGAACAATGGCTCAGCACGCGCCACGGCTGGAATCCTGGCAAGGAATCCCTCGTCATGACGCCGGGCGTCGTCTTCGCGCTCTCCATGGCGGTGCGTGCATTTACCGCGCCCAATGATACCATTCTCATAACCGAACCCGTCTACTATCCGTTTTTCAGCGTTGTCGAGGGCAATGAGCGCAAGCTCGTCACGAGCACGCTTCTCTTCGAGGACGGCGCATACCGCATGGACTTCGCTGACATCGAGCAGAAGATTCGCGAGCACAAGGTGAAGCTTCTGATTCTCTGCAGCCCGCACAACCCCGTCGGGCGCGTCTGGCGGCGCGAAGAGTTGGAGCGTCTTGCCGCGATCTGCCTCGCGCACGACGTTCTCGTCGTCGCCGACGAGATTCACGCCGACTTCGTGCGTCCCGGCCACAAGCACACGCCTTTTGCCTCGCTCTCGCCCGAGACTGCGGCGCGGACGATCACCTGCACCGCGCCGAGCAAGACGTTCAACCTCGCAGGGCTGCAGCTTTCGAACATCTTCATCACGGAAAAAAGCCTGCGCCATACCTTCCGCAAGGAAGTCTACAGCACAGGCTATGACGAACCGAACATCTTCGGCCTTCTCGCCGCGCAGGCGGCATACAGCGAGGGCGGCGCGTGGCTCGATGCGCTTCTCGCCTACCTTGAGCAGAATATCGCGCACACGAAGCGCTTCCTCGCCGAACGTCTGCCCAAGGTGCAGCTCGTCGAGCCGGAGGGCACCTACCTCCTATGGCTCGATTTTCGCGCCTACGGCCTCGAAGCGAAAGCGCTCGACCGAAAGATCATCGACGAGGCACGCCTCTGGCTCGACGACGGCGCGATCTTCGGCAAGAGCGGCGCAGGCTTCCAGCGCATCAACATCGCCTGCCCACAGGCGACGCTCACGAAGGGTCTTGAGGCTCTGGCACGCGCGTTCGAGTGA
- a CDS encoding ATP-binding protein codes for MSKSYRRFAFYDAMRRLSETTLRRTVVLTGARRVGKTTIQYQMIEALLAQGVAPQKIVFISLDHPMLKLSAFQAILDCYHEMIYAGHDVYYFFDEIQYASDWDRWLKTLYDMQPDSHIVATGSASPAIVRGSEESGTGRWSIISVPTLSFYEYCALLQVSLPDLAPDLKLSTLFSLEQQERQMFLLLLADVHKHFIRYLRVGGFPELALADNDMLAQQILREDVVDKVLKRDLPALYNIRNATELERIFLYLCNVSSEIVSVEAIAKELNGVSRPTVENYIRYLESGNLIYQSWPVEMAGKKVLKAQPKIYIADAAIRNAVLMDDAILTDPVQMGKIVETTVYKHTAAFYYQKATSVGYFRGGRKNKEIDIVIERPRLANILIEVKYRENAAISDDDAISELAAEAAASFILTKNLTDCGIQKANSGASLLRIPAFAFLYLLGHEERMAAATYPKHTKGDFFHEPFRL; via the coding sequence ATGTCGAAAAGTTACAGACGCTTTGCCTTTTATGACGCGATGCGGCGTCTGTCGGAGACGACCCTGCGGCGCACTGTCGTCTTGACGGGAGCGCGGCGAGTCGGCAAGACGACGATACAATATCAAATGATCGAGGCGCTTCTCGCTCAGGGCGTCGCACCGCAGAAAATCGTCTTCATCTCGCTCGATCATCCCATGCTGAAACTCAGCGCGTTTCAGGCGATTTTGGACTGCTACCATGAGATGATCTATGCGGGACACGATGTCTACTATTTCTTTGATGAGATCCAGTACGCTTCGGATTGGGACAGGTGGCTCAAGACGCTCTATGACATGCAGCCGGATTCGCACATCGTCGCCACGGGATCGGCAAGTCCCGCCATCGTGCGCGGCAGCGAGGAAAGCGGCACGGGGCGCTGGTCCATCATCTCCGTTCCGACGCTCTCCTTCTATGAATATTGCGCTCTTTTGCAGGTTTCTCTGCCGGATCTTGCTCCCGATTTGAAGCTGTCGACCTTGTTTTCCTTGGAGCAGCAGGAGCGACAGATGTTTCTCTTGTTGCTCGCGGATGTGCACAAGCACTTCATCCGTTATCTGCGAGTCGGAGGCTTTCCTGAGCTTGCGCTTGCAGATAACGATATGCTGGCGCAGCAGATTCTGCGCGAAGATGTCGTCGACAAGGTCTTGAAGCGCGATCTGCCTGCACTCTACAATATACGCAACGCCACCGAATTGGAACGGATCTTTCTCTATCTATGCAACGTATCCTCCGAGATTGTTTCCGTAGAGGCGATTGCCAAGGAATTGAACGGAGTTTCGCGCCCTACGGTCGAAAACTACATTCGCTATCTTGAAAGCGGCAACCTCATCTATCAGAGTTGGCCTGTCGAGATGGCAGGGAAAAAAGTCTTAAAGGCGCAGCCCAAGATCTATATTGCTGACGCCGCCATACGGAATGCCGTTCTCATGGACGACGCCATTCTGACCGATCCCGTACAGATGGGAAAGATCGTAGAAACCACCGTCTACAAGCATACGGCGGCCTTCTATTACCAAAAGGCGACATCGGTCGGCTATTTCCGCGGCGGCCGAAAAAATAAGGAAATCGACATCGTCATTGAGCGTCCGCGCCTCGCCAATATCCTTATCGAGGTCAAGTACCGTGAAAATGCCGCCATTTCGGACGATGACGCCATCAGCGAATTGGCGGCAGAGGCCGCGGCCTCCTTCATCCTCACGAAAAACCTTACGGACTGCGGCATACAGAAGGCGAACTCCGGTGCTTCCTTGCTGCGCATCCCTGCCTTCGCCTTCCTCTACCTCCTCGGTCACGAGGAACGCATGGCTGCAGCCACATACCCAAAGCATACGAAAGGAGACTTCTTCCATGAACCATTTCGACTTTGA
- a CDS encoding trans-sulfuration enzyme family protein, whose protein sequence is MKDHSLEVHGCHTYDATGAISPAICLSATFRHPRFGESTGYDYGRVANPTRESLEKTVALLERGGRSWALSSGMAAVQLVFSLLSAGDHVLMSEDLYGGTVRLAEEVFAGYGVTFEYVDVRDLALVGKRMRSETKLVFIETPSNPMMQIADIAALSALAHENGALLAVDNTFLSPHFQKPLTLGADIVLHSGTKYLCGHNDVIAGFLVLKDATSAEAKRIELLAKSAGPNLSALDSWLMLRSIKTLGVRVERQAENALAIARWLGTLPEVTEVLYPGLADHPGYALQRKQASGAGGMISFKVRSAEIAKAALGRLHLIAFAESLGGVETLLTYPIAQTHAEMPAALLKRTGLDDKLLRLSVGIEDVEDLKADLQQALQG, encoded by the coding sequence ATGAAAGACCATTCGCTTGAAGTGCACGGCTGCCATACCTACGATGCGACGGGGGCGATCAGTCCGGCGATCTGCCTGTCGGCGACGTTCCGTCATCCGCGTTTCGGCGAGAGCACGGGCTACGACTACGGACGCGTGGCGAATCCGACGCGCGAATCTCTCGAAAAGACGGTGGCGCTCTTAGAGCGCGGCGGGCGCTCTTGGGCGCTTTCCTCGGGCATGGCGGCGGTGCAGCTCGTTTTCTCTCTTCTTTCGGCGGGCGATCACGTCCTGATGAGCGAAGACCTCTACGGCGGCACGGTGCGTCTCGCCGAAGAAGTCTTTGCGGGCTACGGCGTCACCTTCGAATACGTCGACGTGCGCGATCTCGCACTCGTCGGCAAGCGTATGCGCTCTGAGACGAAGCTCGTCTTCATTGAGACCCCGTCGAATCCGATGATGCAGATCGCGGACATCGCGGCGCTCTCTGCGCTCGCGCACGAAAACGGCGCCCTGCTCGCCGTCGACAATACCTTCCTCTCGCCGCATTTCCAGAAGCCCTTGACGCTCGGCGCGGACATCGTGCTGCACAGCGGCACGAAATACCTGTGCGGACACAACGACGTCATCGCAGGCTTCCTCGTGCTCAAAGATGCGACGAGCGCAGAGGCAAAGCGCATCGAACTGCTTGCCAAATCGGCAGGGCCGAACCTCTCGGCGCTCGACTCGTGGCTCATGCTGCGCAGCATCAAGACGCTTGGCGTGCGCGTCGAGCGGCAGGCGGAGAACGCGCTCGCCATCGCCCGGTGGCTCGGCACGCTGCCCGAAGTCACCGAAGTGCTCTACCCGGGACTCGCCGACCATCCGGGCTACGCGCTGCAGCGGAAGCAGGCGAGCGGCGCGGGCGGCATGATCTCCTTCAAGGTGCGCTCCGCCGAGATCGCGAAGGCGGCTCTCGGCAGACTGCACCTCATCGCCTTCGCCGAAAGCCTCGGCGGCGTCGAGACGCTGCTGACGTATCCGATCGCTCAGACGCACGCCGAAATGCCCGCCGCGCTCCTAAAACGCACGGGGCTAGACGACAAACTCCTGCGCCTCTCCGTCGGCATCGAGGACGTCGAAGACCTCAAGGCCGATCTGCAGCAGGCCTTGCAGGGATAA